In Oryza glaberrima chromosome 8, OglaRS2, whole genome shotgun sequence, the following are encoded in one genomic region:
- the LOC127782087 gene encoding uncharacterized protein LOC127782087: protein MAGRKRKAEAARAAEEEADRALYGAFRGAANSLSQLYALAGAHQRLSFHAGERHALEKLYQWMVRQHEIGLRLTVSDIASHIQHEIEYGGDNALTSPRSQHAFQNLQAPMHIPNTSTQQPPSCSITPSNPSKDSMIFSKALSSPVRQNLQLYHVQQGGDTGCFADGIFCPGNRDSDPAASNDSSVDMHSDSPGHDS from the exons ATGGCGGGGAGGAAgcggaaggcggaggcggcgcgggcggcggaggaggaggccgaccgGGCGCTCTACGGCGCCTTCCGCGGCGCCGCCAACTCGCTCTCGCAGCTCTACGCGCTCGCCGGTGCCCACCAGCGCCTCTCCTtccacgccggcgagcgccaCGCCTTG GAAAAACTCTACCAGTGGATGGTGCGACAGCATGAAATTGGCTTGAGGCTCACAGTATCTGACATAGCATCCCACATCCAG CACGAGATTGAGTATGGAGGTGACAATGCATTAACTTCACCGAGATCGCAACACGCATTCCAGAATCTCCAAGCTCCAATGCACATCCCCAACACAAGCACGCAGCAGCCGCCATCTTGTTCAATCACACCATCAAACCCTTCCAAGGACTCTATGATATTTTCGAAAGCGCTATCCAGCCCTGTCCGGCAAAACCTGCAACTGTACCATGTACAGCAAGGCGGTGACACAGGATGCTTTGCAGATGGCATTTTTTGCCCTGGAAACCGTGACTCGGATCCTGCAGCATCAAATGATTCGTCGGTGGATATGCATTCAGATAGCCCaggtcatgactcatga
- the LOC127782086 gene encoding ABC transporter A family member 2-like, with product MELLSGAALAWQQYRALLRKNATLTWRHRRSASLQLLSSLVFIFLIFCIDRAIRSRFSYTTAYRNVPDPSPLVAPPIPPCEDKYFVREPCYDFLWSGGGGGAGSARVAGIVEAIRRNNPGRPIPAEKVLGFNTPDEVDAWLFQNPMRCPGALHFQVINDTQIKYGIQTNSTPVARRGTYEDPTFKFQIPLQIAAEREMARLLIGDPNFSWTVGFKEFAHPATETFSTIAQAGPTFFLAIAMFGFVFQISALVTEKELKLRQAMSIMGLYESAYWLSWLTWEAFVTLLSALLTVLFGMMFQFDFFLHNNFGILFLLFFLFQLNMLSFAFMISTFVTKAASATTVGFAIFIIGFLTQLVTTFGFPYSTSYQKYYRTIWSLFPPDVFAQALNILGKATATPEDKGISWNQQGQCQSFETDCVITIDDIYKWLISTFFLWFVLAIYFDNIIPNVNGVRKSVFYFLMPSYWTGKGGGKLQEGGLFSFFGSNRPADDASPTDEDVIAEENLVKQQAANNEVDPGVAVQICGLRKTYPGSFSMGCCRCRRTKPFHSVKGLWVNLEKDQLFCLLGPNGAGKTTTISCLTGITPITGGDAMIYGHSVRSTAGMSNIRRMIGVCPQFDILWDALTAKEHMELFASIKGLPPSTIKSVAEQSLIQVKLSQAANVRAGSYSGGMKRRLSVAIALIGDPKLVFLDEPTTGMDPITRRHVWDIIEEAKKGRAIVLTTHSMEEADILSDRIAIMAKGKLRCIGTSIRLKSKFGTGYIANVNFSGNGHTQSPNVNGNTEVPVNPNIESVKWFFKERLDVDPKEESRTFLTFVIPHEKEPLLTRFFGELQDREREFGISDIQLGLTTLEEVFLNIAKQAELESSTAEGTLVTLNLSSGSSIQIPKGARFVGIPGTESEDHPRGVMVEVYWDQDDNGSLCISGHSDEIPVPANVQLGRPPSLSRRASVGRGNPVGYIIDPNEVTAAR from the exons ATGGAGCTCCTGAGCGGGGCGGCGCTGGCGTGGCAGCAGTACCGCGCCCTCCTCCGCAAGAACGCCACGCTCACCTGGCGCCACCGTCGCTCCGCCTCCCTCCAGCTCCTCTCCTCGCTCgtcttcatcttcctcatcttctGCATCGACCGCGCCATCCGCTCCCGCTTCTCCTACACCACCGCCTACCGCAACGTCCCCGACCCGTCGCCGCTCGTCGCCCCGCCCATCCCGCCATGCGAGGACAAGTACTTCGTCAGGGAGCCCTGCTACGACTTCctctggagcggcggcggcggcggcgccgggagcgcACGCGTCGCCGGGATCGTCGAGGCCATCCGGAGGAACAACCCCGGCAGGCCGATCCCCGCCGAGAAG GTCTTGGGTTTTAATACTCCAGATGAAGTTGATGCTTGGCTTTTCCAAAATCCAATGCGCTGCCCTGGCGCCTTACATTTTCAAGTTATAAACGACACTCAGATAAAGTATGGTATTCAGACGAACTCCACTCCGGTAGCTCGGAGAGGAACATATGAGGATCCTACCTTCAAGTTCCAGATACCACTTCAAATTGCAGCTGAGAGGGAAATGGCGAGGCTGCTGATTGGAG ACCCAAATTTTAGCTGGACTGTGGGGTTCAAGGAGTTCGCTCACCCAGCTACAGAAACCTTCTCTACTATTGCCCAAGCTGGGCCAACTTTCTTCCTTGCTATTGCTATGTTTGGATTCGTTTTTCAAATCAGTGCGTTGGTGACAGAGAAAGAGCTTAAGCTTCGTCAG GCTATGTCTATCATGGGGCTCTACGAGTCAGCGTATTGGTTGTCTTGGTTAACCTGGGAGGCTTTCGTCACATTACTTTCAGCACTTCTTACTGTTCTCTTTGGGATGATGTTCCAGTTTGACTTCTTTCTGCACAATAACTTTGGGATCCtattcctcctcttcttcctcttccaacTGAACATG CTTAGTTTTGCCTTCATGATATCCACATTTGTAACAAAAGCAGCATCAGCTACTACTGTTGGATTTGCAATATTCATTATTGGCTTCTTGACACAA CTTGTTACAACCTTTGGGTTCCCATATTCAACTTCCTACCAGAAGTACTACCGGACAATATGGTCCTTGTTTCCACCTGATGTTTTTGCCCAAGCCCTCAATATTCTGGGCAAGGCAACGGCCACTCCTGAAGACAAAGGAATCAGCTGGAATCAGCAGGGACAATGCCAATCTTTTGAGACAGATTGCGTCATTACTATT GATGATATCTACAAATGGCTCATCTCCACATTTTTCTTGTGGTTTGTCCTGGCGATCTACTTTGACAACATAATTCCAAATGTCAATGGTGTTCGAAAGTCAGTGTTCTACTTTCTGATGCCTTCATACTGGAcaggaaaaggaggaggaaagTTGCAAG AGGGAGGACTCTTTAGCTTTTTTGGTTCGAACCGCCCAGCTGATGATGCTTCTCCTACTGATGAGGATGTTATTGCTGAGGAAAATCTAGTAAAACAACAAGCTGCAAACAATGAAGTAGATCCTGGTGTTGCAGTTCAAATATGTGGTTTGCGGAAAACATATCCAGGGAGTTTTAGTATGGGTTGCTGCAGATGCAGGAGAACTAAACCGTTTCATTCTGTCAAA GGTTTATGGGTGAACCTTGAGAAGGACCAGTTATTTTGCCTTCTTGGGCCCAATGGAGCTGGTAAAACAACAACAATCAGTTGCCTGACTGGAATCACACCAATTACAGGCGGCGATG CGATGATTTATGGGCATTCTGTTCGAAGCACTGCTGGGATGTCGAATATTCGGAGGATGATCGGAGTCTGTCCGCAG TTTGACATCTTGTGGGATGCGCTAACAGCTAAAGAGCACATGGAGCTGTTTGCTAGTATCAAGGGACTGCCTCCATCAACAATCAAGTCG GTAGCAGAACAATCCTTAATCCAAGTGAAGCTCAGCCAGGCAGCTAATGTTAGAGCAGGTAGCTACAGTGGGGGAATGAAACGCCGGCTAAGTGTTGCAATAGCTCTAATTGGTGATCCAAAATTGGTCTTTCTTGATGAACCG ACTACTGGCATGGATCCAATAACAAGGAGGCACGTCTGGGACATCATAGAGGAAGCAAAGAAAGGAAGAGCTATTGTCTTGACCACCCATTCCATGGAGGAAGCTGACATTCTGAGTGACAGGATCGCTATCATGGCTAAAGGGAAATTGCGGTGCATTGGGACTTCAATTAGGCTGAAGTCGAAATTTGGAACGGGATATATTGCTAATGTGAATTTCTCTGGAAATGGTCACACACAAAGCCCTAACGTCAACGGAAACACTGAAGTCCCGGTTAACCCTAACATAGAATCTGTCAAATGGTTCTTCAAGGAA CGGCTTGATGTGGACCCAAAAGAGGAGAGCAGGACATTCTTAACGTTCGTCATCCCCCATGAGAAAGAACCACTTCTGACG AGGTTCTTTGGGGAACTCCAAGACAGGGAACGGGAATTCGGTATCTCAGACATTCAACTCGGCCTCACGACGCTCGAAGAAGTATTCCTGAACATCGCAAAGCAGGCAGAACTGGAGAGCTCTACTGCTGAAGGCACCCTGGTTACTCTGAACCTATCATCAGGTTCATCTATTCAG ATACCAAAGGGGGCTCGTTTTGTCGGAATTCCCGGAACCGAGTCGGAGGATCACCCAAGAGGCGTGATGGTTGAAGTTTACTGGGATCAAGATGACAATGGATCACTCTGCATTTCTGGTCACTCTGATGAAATCCCTGTCCCAGCCAATGTTCAGCTGGGTCGGCCCCCTTCGCTGTCTCGTAGGGCCTCAGTGGGCCGTGGAAACCCTGTTGGGTACATCATTGATCCGAATGAGGTCACAGCAGCAAGATGA